The Heliorestis convoluta genome includes the window CTATCAATAATGCCAATCTATTAACCTATGATGAAGCTGTTACCAAAGCGATTCAACATAGTTATCAATTAAAAAACAAAGGTCAAGACATAAAGCGCTTAGAAGAACTACGAAGAGATGCCCAGGATAATCTAACCTTTACTCGACCAGACTCTAACGATCCGCGTCAGATCTTTGCAGATATGATGGCCAAGCAAGCATTGCTCGGTCTTGTGCAGACAGAAATCGCTCTAGAAATGACGAAAAAAGAAGAAGAAGTAACCCGTGAAGCCATTGCCTTAGAAGTGCGCGCCTCCTTTGATGCCATCCATAACTTACAAGAACAACTAGACTTGCTTCAACAATCGGTAGCATACACCAAAGCTTCTATTGAACAGATGAGGCTACAAGCGCGCCATGGTCTAGTCAGCGAACATCAATTGGCTGAAAACGTAAGAAAATATGAACAAGCTCTAAAGCAAATAGAAGTACTACGCAAATCACTCGATAACGAGTATCTAAAGCTGGATAAGATTCTAGGCATTAATAACAGCAAAGATTATGCATTATCGTACCAAGTTACATTTGAGCCCCTTGAACCTGTTGCTGATCTCGATATGCATATCTACCGACTTGCTCAGACCGATCCCTATATCTGGTTACAACAAAAACAAATTGAACGACTTGAAATGAATCTAAGACTTTATACCTATACAGGTAGAGACGATCCTTATGCAGTGAGACAAATCGATTTACAAAAAGCAAGAAACGATTTAGCAGAATTAAAGCTAAAGCTCGCAGAAGCAATGAAAAGTCGTTATAACCAGATTCGTCAACTAGAGAGCAACTATGCCATTGCAGAAAGCAAGCAGAAGCAAGCCCAGCAAGATCATAACCTCCTACGCTTGAACTACAACCTCGGTCTGACAACGCAGTTAACAGTAGAAGGTGCAGAGCTAGCGCTCGTGGAATCAGAAAAGGAACTAGAAAAGATTAAAAGACAGCATAGTCAATTAAAAATAATTTTTGAAAAGCCCTATCTCATGCCTGATTATTTACGATAATCTTAAAGGGTAAAAAAGGAGAGCACATGCTGCTCTCCTTTTTTTGTCAAAATAGAATATCATATTGAGAAATATGATGACTTATGGCAATATATAAAGGAGTTAGATAGTATAGACTGGGAGGGGATTACTGTTTGAGTAAAAATAAACAAAAAGATAACAAGCAACACCATTATATTTCTACCTTTGACTTATTTCCGTTGTTAATCGTTATCGCTCTTGTACCATTGATTGTTTATATGAATCCAATTGAGCTGGAAGGCATTGTTAAGTATTACTGGCCCAGTGAAGTCAACAACGATTTTTTCTCTTACAACAAAGCAATTATCTTGATGATGGCAACAGCCACAGCCTTTTTCTTTTTTGCAATACGCTTTTTCTTGAAGAATATTGAATTCAAGCCAATGCAAATATATATTCCTTTGGGAATATACGCTTTATTTATCATACTATCAACTCTTTTGGCCGAACACAAAAGCGTAGCCATGCTAGGCTTTCCAGATCGTTATGAAGGCGCCCTCGTACTATTGTCTTACTTGCTTATCACTTTTATTACTTTGAATATAGTAAAAGAAGAAAAACACTTCAAGATCCTGATAGGCGGGTTATTCCTATCAGCTTCCATTATTGGCGTCATTGGGGTTTTCCAGTTTTTCGGCATGGACTTTTTTAAGAGTGACCTTGGCAAACAATTCATGGTACCAGCGGCTTATAGTGATATCGCCAGTACACTGAATTTTACCTTCGGGCCTTATACCATTTACGCCACTCTTTACAATACCAACTATGTGGGTAGTTACGCTGTTCTCGTCTTGCCTTTGGCTATGATGCTATTTTACTCACTCCGTCAACAGCTGCCCATGGTTGCTTCCTTTCTATTGACTTGCCTGATCTTTGCGACGTTGTTTGGCTCGAATTCACGGGCTGGTATGATGGGACTTCTAATCGCTTTTATCCTGTTAGCGATACTATTTCATCGGGAAATGCGTACTCAATGGAAGAAAACAGCGGCATTATTTACTTCTTTTGCTCTTATCTTGTTTGTCCTGAACACAGCTTCCGACGGTCGAACCTTAGGTCGATTGGGGAACATGACACCAGCAGCGCAACCAGTTCTAATGCAAAGTGGTGAGAGTGAATTCGCTGTCAATCAAGAGGCAGCTTCAGAACAAGCAAGTGATTCTAATAGTTTGACCTTATTAGATATTGTCATGGAAAGAAATCGTATTGCCTTGCTTTTTGATCAAGACACATTAACCTTTGCCAATGAAGAAGGTATCTTGCAAATTGTCAATCAAGCAGGAGAGGCACTTGATTATGACTATGATGAAGAAAAAGAGCTGATTGTTTTTACAGATTCACGTTATGATGGCTATGCTTTTATGCTCGCTGACAATCGCTTGAAAATTGATTTACCTCGAGGTTTTCTCGTTTTTGAAGCAACCGAAGATGGCTTTATGCTTTTTGGCCCTGGTGGAAAACTCCATGACCAGATAGTACTCTCAGAAGGTATAAGTCTTTTTGAAGGTCGAGAACGCTGGGGATCCGGTCGTGGCTACATCTGGTCCCGTTCTGTACCGATGTTGAAAGATACCTTATTACTGGGTTACGGTCCTGATACCTATGCCATCTACTTTCCCCAAGAAGATCTAATCAGTAAATTAAATTATATGAGCAATGCTTACACCATTGTGGACAAACCTCACAATCTCTATCTACAAACAGCCATTAACACGGGTCTTCCATCGCTGTTCGCTATGCTAGCCATGTTCGGCATGTATGGATACAGCAGTTTGCGACTCTATGGGCGCAGTCGCTTTGATAGCTTCTATGCTAGGACAGGCCTGGCTATATTCATAGCGATCATGGGCTATCTTGTAGCAGGCTTTTTCAATGACAGCCTTGTTTCCGTAGCGCCTGTTTTCTGGGTGCTCTTCGGTTTAGGATTGGCTTGTAATTATCTTTATGAGAAAGAAGAAGAATCTACGTAAATAGTAATTTCAGGAGATATGCCTGCAAACCTTGCATTGTAGCAATGGTTTGCAGGCTTTTTTGTTGCAATTGCCACCATTTACATCATAAAAACAGTATAAATTAATGGTATAATCTACGTAAATTTCAGCAAACCAATAATTCTTCGGAGGATCATCATGAACTGGACAGTGATAGCAAAAGTACTCATAGATATAAGCATAATGAATGGAGCAATTTTGATTGCTTTCTTACTTCGACTTGGCTTTCCCGTTCCCAATCCTAACTGGGAAGCCTATATATTTATGCTTCCTTGGATTAACATCTCAGCTTTTTCACTTTTAACTTTGTACAACCTTTATACACCAGGACGACGCTTGTGGAAAGATATCTTTTCTTCAATTATTTGCGTTGTCGTACTACTTTTCCTCGTGACGCTAGCTTTATCTTTTCTATTTTATCAATTTGCCTTTCCTCGTTCTGTATTGATTGTATCTGCACTTTTACAACTTGGCTTACTGAGTCTGTGGAGATACTATCTCTGGAACTGGACCAACAAAAAGCTAGGACCGATGAAATTAATTCTAGTAGGCCCTGAAGACAAAGCCATTGCCAGAGCCCTTGCCTTACGCAATGAAAGCAAAGAACTATATGCGATACAAGGTATCATCACAGAACAAGAATCAACTGGAAAAGCAAGTGAAAATCACTGCAATCACTTGGGGACCTATGCAAACTTTGAGCAAATCATCGATCAAGCAAAGCCCCAAGCTCTACTTTTTTCTGAAGATATAGCAAAAGACTTACGCAACCAAATGCTAGAGCAGACCTATATGCGCAATATTGTCTCTTTTCTCATTCCTGACATTCACGATATTCTTCTCATTCAATCACAAGCAACACAAGAAGCAGGATTGCCATTGTTTAAGATCAAAGAAGCTGTCAAAAAGCCGCAAGTAAGCTGGAAGCGACTTATCGATATCACACTGGTTATGCTCTTAGCCATACCAGCTTTGTTATTAATCGCGCTCGCTTCTTTAACTATGATAATCGAAAACCCGAAAGCGCCCTTGTTATTTAGACAAGATCGCGTTGGTCATAATGGCAAAGTATTTCGTCTCCTTAAGCTACGAACGATGATTCCAGATGCAGAAAAAAGTACAGGACCTGTCTTAGCCACAGAAAAAGATCCGCGCATCACCAGGGTAGGACGTTTTTTAAGAACGACTAGAATTGACGAATTGCCACAACTGTGGAACGTATTCATAGGAGACATGAGCTTCATTGGCCCTAGACCAGAACGTCCTTTCTTTGTAGAACAATTTGAAAAAGACATTCATGGTTATCAATATCGCCATCAAATCATGGTGGGTATCACTGGCTTAGCCCAAGTAGAAGGACGTTATAGCACGGCTGTCGACGATAAGTTACGGTACGACCTTCTCTACGCCAAAACAGTATCGCCTTCAACAGACGCACGAATCTTACTGCACACCTTGAAGGTCATGCTCTTAAAAGACAAAGCATCATAACAGAACAGGAGAGATAAACACCATGAAAGTACTAGTCACAGGTGGTGCCGGTTTTATCGGCTCCCATATCGTAGATGCCCTAATCAAAGAGAACCACACCGTCACAGTCGTTGATAATTTATCACAGGGCAAACTAGAACAGGTTCACCAAGAAGCCGACTTTTATCAAATCGACATTTGCTCTCCTGAACTGATAAAACTAATCAAGAAAGCAGCCCCCGAAGTAATTATCCATCAAGCAGCACAAATTAAAGTGAACAACTCCATTGAAGATCCCATCTTTGATGCTCGCGTCAATCTAATAGGAACACTGAACCTGTTAGAATCAGCCGCACAATGTGGCGTAAGGAAAATCACCTACGCTTCATCAGCCGCTGTCTACGGAGAACCTGCCTATCTAGCCATCGACGAAGATCACCCCGTAAATCCCATATCGCCTTATGGCGTATCCAAATATGCACCAGAAATGTATCTAAAACACTACAAAAACATCCATAACCTTGACTATACCGTCCTTCGCTACGCCAATGTCTACGGCCCTCGCCAAGACGCATCGGGAGAAGGTGGCGTTGTAGCCTTATTTTGCGATCGTCTGATTCAAGGAGAAACTTTAACGATTCATGGTGATGGAGAGCAGACACGAGATTTTATCTATGTTGGTGATGTAGCATCAGCCAATTTGGCTACACTAACGAAAGGTGATGGCTCTATTTATAACGTAGGCTGCAATCGACCCACCTCCATTAATGAACTTACAAAAATACTCAGCCACGCGAACCATCAATCCATCAAAACGAAATACACAATCCCGCGCCCAGGCGATATAAAAGAGAGTTATCTAAATTCAATTAAAGCACAACGAGAGCTAGACTGGAAGCCACAGTGGTCTTTGCATAAAGGATTGGCGGAGACGTTAGGAAGTTATAGAAAAGATAATCGTCATTTAAGAGTCAAAGTAAGCTAAATAGATATTTTGATAAGATGAAGGTAATCGATTCTAATGTAACTCTTTGTAGTTAAAAGAATTAACCAAGCATTTTCTAATCACGATAATATAATAACTCCTAGAAAGGAATGAATAGCAGCTGTGCATATCACTATTATTGGTTGTGGATATGTAGGACTTACCACTGCTGTATCCTTAGCTTATATGGGTCGTTGTGTTCACGTAATTGACCAGAATGAAGAACGTATTCAAATGCTACGAAGGAGTCAGCCCCCCATTCATGAAAAAGGTCTGGAAGAACTATTGAACCAAACCAACGGCCGACTCACTTTTGGAACTTGGGATAGTTTCGAGATCAAAACAGATGTTGTTATCATCGCAGTCGGTACACCGAGCAAAGAAAATGGCGATGCAGATCTCTCCTATGTTGAGGCAGTGGCTAGAGAACTAGGTCAACGTCTTACCCCACAAGTGTGTGATAAGTCCACTTCAGCCCCTGTCATCGTCAACAAATCCACTGTTCCCATCGGCTCAGCTCGTCGCGTACAATCCATCATTAGCCAGCACCTAAAGGAGCGCAATATTGTTACTTCTATCTCCGTCGCCTCTAACCCCGAATTTCTACGAGAAGGTGTGGCTCTTCATGATACGTTTTACCCTGATCGCATCGTCATCGGTTCCGAAGATACCCAAGCTGCTTACACATTGCGAGAAATGTACGCCCCAATCCTAGAACAAACCTTTTCAGCTCCTGAATTCTTACCAAGACCTGAGAACTATCTTCTGCCAGCATTTATTATCACGAGCCCCACGAGCGCGGAACTAATCAAGTATGCTGCTAACACCTTTTTAGCTATGAAAATTTCCTATATCAATGAGATTGCTGGCCTCTCTGAAAAAGTAGGCGCCGATATTCAGGAAGTGGCGCGTGGGATTGGCTTAGATAAACGCATTGGTAGCCAATTCTTAAACGCGGGCATCGGCTGGGGTGGAAGTTGTTTTCCCAAAGACGTACAAGCTCTCATCCACACCGGGGAACAATATGGCTACGCTATGCCACTTAGCCAGTCCGCCATTGATGTGAACTACCGACAAAGAGAAGAAGTAATTAAAAAGCTTCAATCAGCCCTCAAAGTACTACGAGGCCGAACCATTGGCCTTCTAGGGCTCGCCTTCAAACCAGGCACCGACGACTTGCGCGATGCACCCGCTATTACCATAGCGGAAAGGCTTATTGAACTAGGTGTACATGTAAAAGCCTACGATCCTATTGCGATGGAGAATTGTCGTCATATCCACCCTAATTTAGCCATTGAATATGTCAGCAGCTCTACCGAACTAGTAAATGGTATTGACGCTCTTATTCTTATAACGGAGTGGAATGAATTTATTCACTTACCGTATAAACTATACGGTGAAAAGATGCGACAAAAAGTTATCCTTGATGGACGCAATGCCTTGAATAGCCAGGCATTAAGGGACGCAGGATTTACTTACATTGGCGTAGGAAAATAGAAAGTGAGGCACTCCATGTCTGTCATTGTTGTTACTGGTGCCGCTGGATTCATTGGAAGCTCCGTCTGTCATCAACTCCTCGATCAAGACTATCAAATCATTGCCATCGATAATATGAACGACTACTATGACACCCGACTAAAAGAATGGCGACTCCAAAAACTTAAAGAGCATAAGAAAAGTAAAAAAAACTTTACTTTCTACCGCTGCGACATTGAAGACCTTGAATCTCTAACGAATATCTGCCAAAAATACAAAATCGATGCCATCATCAACGAAGCCGCCCGTGCCGGCGTCCGTTACAGCATCGAAAACCCTCATATCTACCTAACTACCAATGCCAATGGCAACCTCAACCTCTTAGAAATTTGTAAAAAGCACAACATTAACAAATACATCCTCGCTTCCACTTCATCTCTCTACGCAGGACAACCCATGCCTTTCCAAGAATGCCTGCCTGTCAACGAACCTATTTCCCCCTATGCCGCATCAAAAAAAGCCGCCGAAGCAATGGCTTATAGTTATCATCACCTCTTCGATCTCGATGTTACCATTCTCCGCTACTTCACCGTTTACGGTCCTGCAGGACGACCTGATATGGCACCTTTGCGTTTTATCAAGTGGACTCTAGAAGGGACACCTTTGACTATTTATGGAGATGGGAGTCAGACACGAGATTTTACCTATGTTGAAGATATCGCTCGAGGCACCATTAAAGCACTTAAACCCATGGGGTTTGAAGTTATTAATTTGGGTAACAACCATCCAGATAAAATCAGCAAACTTATTGAACTTATCGAAGAAAAGACAGGAAAAAAATCAATTCGCCAACACAAGCCTTTTCACAAAGCCGATATGATCGCAACTTGGGCTAATGTTGAAAAAGCGAATCAATTATTAGGCTGGAAACCAGAGGTAAGCTTAGAAGAAGGCGTAGAGCGGTCTGTGAGATGGGCGAAAGAGAGTTGGGATTGGGTAAGGAAAGTAAGTGTTTAGTTTAGCAATTCAGACAAAAAAATGAAATGAATATTACCACAAATAAACCAAAGAGAGCAAAGTTCACAGATTCAATGTAGGTTCAATAATTGATGGACGCATCAATTTTAGAGATACGCTTTGTCTCGTCGAGTTCTTCTGATAAATTCTCGATAATAGCCTATCTAATGAATTAAGGTAAATGTTTTTGAATGAAAAAAAGTGTAACAAGATTAAAAAAAAGCAAATTTATTCGTAATATTGCTATTTTAATGTCCGGAACAGCCATAGGTCAAGGCATGATGGTTGCCGCTGCACCGATACTTAGCAGAATATATGATCCTACTGATTTCGGTGTTTTAGGATTGTTCACAGCCTTGGTAAGTATAATATCAGTAATAGCCTGTTGGCGTTATGAATTAGCAATTGTTTTACCAAAAGAAGATGAAGATGCTGCTAATGTTTTAGCATTGGCATGTTTAATTGTGCTCTTTATGACTGGGATTACTGCAATACTTGTGTTATTAGGAAGAAGTTGGATTGCAGAGCAATTGGGTTCATCAGAATTAGGATCATACTTATGGTGGTTACCTATATCAATTTTAGGTGCAGGCCTTTACCAAGCATTAAATTACTGGTCTACCAGAAGAAAAAAATTCAAACAACTTTCAATATCCAGAATATTCCGATCGTTTGGAACAGTAGGCGTACAATTACCTGTAGGTTTGATGAAAGTAGGAGCATCTGGATTAGTAGGAGGGCAAGTTGCTGGTCAAGCTATAGCAACTGTTGTACTTGGATATCAAACATGGCGCAACGAGAAGAGCTTTATTTATAAAGCAATAAGTAAAACTAAAATTAAAAAAATATTTATAGAAAACAATGAATTCCCCATATATGGATCACCACAAGCACTATTAAACTCAATATCTCAAAACATACCACTATTCATGCTAGCTTACTTTTTTACTCCGGAAATAGTAGGACTCTATACATTAGCTCATCGCCTTTTAAGTGTACCATTAGGACTTATAAGTCAGTCATTTAAACAAGTAATATACCAAAAAATAAGTGAAACTTATAACAAGGAAGGTCATGTTTATGAAGTTGTGTTAAAAGCAACAGTAGGTTTAGCAGCGGTAGGATTTATTCCTATGTTAATAATAACATTTGCAGGACCGAAAATTTTCTCTCTTATATTGGGCGAAGAATGGTACTTTTCAGGGGTTTACTCTCAATGGCTTATAATATGGATGTTCTTAGGATTTATAAATACTCCTACTTTTGTGACAGCGCAAGTATTCAAATTGCAAAGTTTTATTTTAGTCTACGAAATTTTTCTAATTATTTTTCGTAGTGCTGCTTTTATCGTAACAGGTTTATACTTTGATTCAGTAGCAAGTATTGCCGTATATAGTGTAATAGGTACCACTTTTAATATAGTATTAATAGTAACGGTATTATTCTATTTGCGCAACTATCAACAGTTGAATAGATAGAAAATCAATTGTTTCAAGAATGTGTAAATTAAGTTATAGGAAAATCATATGAGTTTTTAAATGTAGCATAACTATAGTATGTGTCGACCAAAAGTATTGCCCGATCACACTATCTTTTGGAAGTGAATTTAAATGAATTTAACACAATACAAGACTATAGAACATTATGAATTAAAGGATGTAGTTGCTAGGAAAATTAAAATACAAACCGATCTAGCTGCCTCAAAACTTAAATATATCTACATCAATCAAGAAAAAAGATGCGCCTATGTCTCGACCTCACCAAAAGACCTTTTAGATAGTAATTACGTAAAAAAACCATTAATTATATCAAACTTAGGTGTATCTTTTTTACTTCAGAGCAGTGTAATCCCATTTCCCTACACTATATACAAGAATCTTTATTGTATAGGAATAGGTGACACATTTGAGCTATATGTAGAAGGAAATCAAATTAAGTATAAACACTGCCACAAATTCCCGTTCTTTAACAAAAACCGCGGGATTAATGGGTACACTGAAGCAAAATACGAAGAAATAATACTATTATTATCCAAATCTGTCAGCGAGTTTAATAATATAAATAATAAAAAGTATCTATTTTTGAGTGCAGGTAAAGACTCTATGTCTTTGGCCCTAGCTATTGCTACAGCTGGTTATCAGAAAGAAGTTGAATGTATCACATATAAGGCTCCAAGAGAACAAGACGAAAGCTCAATTGTGCAGGCTATTACTAATAAGTTAGGCTTAAAGCACAGAATTATTGAATTACCAAAAAAAATTGAGAAAAATCATGTACAAAGTATTGAGCTGTTTTTTTATGAGTCACCTTTTCCGTGCCTTGATAATGCAATTTTAGCTTATCCTATTTATGCGGGGCTACTAGATCTAGAAAGTTCAACAGTTATTGATGGTATGGGAAATGATGTCTATATTGGACATATTCCTACTAGTAAAGAGTATAATCGTCAAAAATATTTATCATCTCTTTCTAAGTTTAAAAAGTTTTCCTCAAATCTATCATACAGTAACTTTTTACTTGAACTATTTAAATACAGAGTAGAATTAGTAGGAATTAGTGGACTTCAATTTAATGTAGCCAAAAGGTTATTTAATAAATCGATTGACGTAAACGAATATTGGTGTAATGAAGAAAAGAAAAAACAAGATTGGGATTATTTAGATTTAAGAGCTGATACAAGAGGTTGCGTGCTAGATCAGTTAGTAATGATGAATAAAATTAGATTTTCTAGTATGGTATATAACTTTGATGTAGAATTTCCTTGGACAAATGATGATGTTGCAAAATACTTCTATAATATGCCAGAGACAGTACTATTTGATCGAAAACATTTAAAGAATAAAATCATACTCAGAATGCTTCTAATCGAAAAGCTAAACCTAAATAGTGATTTGATTGGAAAGAAAGGTTATAGATTTGATTATTATTTACTGCTAGATCAAATGAGACAAAATGTACTCAATGAAATAAAAAGTTGCAAGTTATGGACTATGGAGATTAACGACTTTGTCAAAAGAATAAATTATATGTCGCAGGTGAGTAACAGAGAAGGAAAGATTGCAAAAGGATTGTTATATAAATTATTCCTAATATCTGCATGGTACAACAACTGTAAGTATTTAAGATAACTATAAAAAATAATAATTTAATTTAGTAAGTATATTAAACAGGGAAGAAAAATGATCAATTCTAACAAGTTTACAATATTTGTCCCCACTCTTATAGGTGGTGGCGCTGAACGCATGATGGTCAACATTGCCAGAGGAATT containing:
- a CDS encoding lipopolysaccharide biosynthesis protein → MKKSVTRLKKSKFIRNIAILMSGTAIGQGMMVAAAPILSRIYDPTDFGVLGLFTALVSIISVIACWRYELAIVLPKEDEDAANVLALACLIVLFMTGITAILVLLGRSWIAEQLGSSELGSYLWWLPISILGAGLYQALNYWSTRRKKFKQLSISRIFRSFGTVGVQLPVGLMKVGASGLVGGQVAGQAIATVVLGYQTWRNEKSFIYKAISKTKIKKIFIENNEFPIYGSPQALLNSISQNIPLFMLAYFFTPEIVGLYTLAHRLLSVPLGLISQSFKQVIYQKISETYNKEGHVYEVVLKATVGLAAVGFIPMLIITFAGPKIFSLILGEEWYFSGVYSQWLIIWMFLGFINTPTFVTAQVFKLQSFILVYEIFLIIFRSAAFIVTGLYFDSVASIAVYSVIGTTFNIVLIVTVLFYLRNYQQLNR
- a CDS encoding NAD-dependent epimerase/dehydratase family protein, which gives rise to MKVLVTGGAGFIGSHIVDALIKENHTVTVVDNLSQGKLEQVHQEADFYQIDICSPELIKLIKKAAPEVIIHQAAQIKVNNSIEDPIFDARVNLIGTLNLLESAAQCGVRKITYASSAAVYGEPAYLAIDEDHPVNPISPYGVSKYAPEMYLKHYKNIHNLDYTVLRYANVYGPRQDASGEGGVVALFCDRLIQGETLTIHGDGEQTRDFIYVGDVASANLATLTKGDGSIYNVGCNRPTSINELTKILSHANHQSIKTKYTIPRPGDIKESYLNSIKAQRELDWKPQWSLHKGLAETLGSYRKDNRHLRVKVS
- a CDS encoding UDP-glucose dehydrogenase family protein, which translates into the protein MHITIIGCGYVGLTTAVSLAYMGRCVHVIDQNEERIQMLRRSQPPIHEKGLEELLNQTNGRLTFGTWDSFEIKTDVVIIAVGTPSKENGDADLSYVEAVARELGQRLTPQVCDKSTSAPVIVNKSTVPIGSARRVQSIISQHLKERNIVTSISVASNPEFLREGVALHDTFYPDRIVIGSEDTQAAYTLREMYAPILEQTFSAPEFLPRPENYLLPAFIITSPTSAELIKYAANTFLAMKISYINEIAGLSEKVGADIQEVARGIGLDKRIGSQFLNAGIGWGGSCFPKDVQALIHTGEQYGYAMPLSQSAIDVNYRQREEVIKKLQSALKVLRGRTIGLLGLAFKPGTDDLRDAPAITIAERLIELGVHVKAYDPIAMENCRHIHPNLAIEYVSSSTELVNGIDALILITEWNEFIHLPYKLYGEKMRQKVILDGRNALNSQALRDAGFTYIGVGK
- a CDS encoding SDR family NAD(P)-dependent oxidoreductase gives rise to the protein MSVIVVTGAAGFIGSSVCHQLLDQDYQIIAIDNMNDYYDTRLKEWRLQKLKEHKKSKKNFTFYRCDIEDLESLTNICQKYKIDAIINEAARAGVRYSIENPHIYLTTNANGNLNLLEICKKHNINKYILASTSSLYAGQPMPFQECLPVNEPISPYAASKKAAEAMAYSYHHLFDLDVTILRYFTVYGPAGRPDMAPLRFIKWTLEGTPLTIYGDGSQTRDFTYVEDIARGTIKALKPMGFEVINLGNNHPDKISKLIELIEEKTGKKSIRQHKPFHKADMIATWANVEKANQLLGWKPEVSLEEGVERSVRWAKESWDWVRKVSV
- a CDS encoding sugar transferase, with amino-acid sequence MNWTVIAKVLIDISIMNGAILIAFLLRLGFPVPNPNWEAYIFMLPWINISAFSLLTLYNLYTPGRRLWKDIFSSIICVVVLLFLVTLALSFLFYQFAFPRSVLIVSALLQLGLLSLWRYYLWNWTNKKLGPMKLILVGPEDKAIARALALRNESKELYAIQGIITEQESTGKASENHCNHLGTYANFEQIIDQAKPQALLFSEDIAKDLRNQMLEQTYMRNIVSFLIPDIHDILLIQSQATQEAGLPLFKIKEAVKKPQVSWKRLIDITLVMLLAIPALLLIALASLTMIIENPKAPLLFRQDRVGHNGKVFRLLKLRTMIPDAEKSTGPVLATEKDPRITRVGRFLRTTRIDELPQLWNVFIGDMSFIGPRPERPFFVEQFEKDIHGYQYRHQIMVGITGLAQVEGRYSTAVDDKLRYDLLYAKTVSPSTDARILLHTLKVMLLKDKAS
- a CDS encoding O-antigen ligase family protein, which codes for MSKNKQKDNKQHHYISTFDLFPLLIVIALVPLIVYMNPIELEGIVKYYWPSEVNNDFFSYNKAIILMMATATAFFFFAIRFFLKNIEFKPMQIYIPLGIYALFIILSTLLAEHKSVAMLGFPDRYEGALVLLSYLLITFITLNIVKEEKHFKILIGGLFLSASIIGVIGVFQFFGMDFFKSDLGKQFMVPAAYSDIASTLNFTFGPYTIYATLYNTNYVGSYAVLVLPLAMMLFYSLRQQLPMVASFLLTCLIFATLFGSNSRAGMMGLLIAFILLAILFHREMRTQWKKTAALFTSFALILFVLNTASDGRTLGRLGNMTPAAQPVLMQSGESEFAVNQEAASEQASDSNSLTLLDIVMERNRIALLFDQDTLTFANEEGILQIVNQAGEALDYDYDEEKELIVFTDSRYDGYAFMLADNRLKIDLPRGFLVFEATEDGFMLFGPGGKLHDQIVLSEGISLFEGRERWGSGRGYIWSRSVPMLKDTLLLGYGPDTYAIYFPQEDLISKLNYMSNAYTIVDKPHNLYLQTAINTGLPSLFAMLAMFGMYGYSSLRLYGRSRFDSFYARTGLAIFIAIMGYLVAGFFNDSLVSVAPVFWVLFGLGLACNYLYEKEEEST
- a CDS encoding stalk domain-containing protein produces the protein MKKISWPLTALLAFSLMLPWPAPGSANSTETESTILINGEEHTFAHGPLHVEGRILVPMRTIFEIYGAEVIWHQDSQRAQAIKNGNNVEVTIDSHIARRNGETLFLDTKPRLHNNTTMVPLRFISESLGADVSWDSQKHQALINFPATEAVAESEALRDNSTNSNAAAVKDIPTDGSINNANLLTYDEAVTKAIQHSYQLKNKGQDIKRLEELRRDAQDNLTFTRPDSNDPRQIFADMMAKQALLGLVQTEIALEMTKKEEEVTREAIALEVRASFDAIHNLQEQLDLLQQSVAYTKASIEQMRLQARHGLVSEHQLAENVRKYEQALKQIEVLRKSLDNEYLKLDKILGINNSKDYALSYQVTFEPLEPVADLDMHIYRLAQTDPYIWLQQKQIERLEMNLRLYTYTGRDDPYAVRQIDLQKARNDLAELKLKLAEAMKSRYNQIRQLESNYAIAESKQKQAQQDHNLLRLNYNLGLTTQLTVEGAELALVESEKELEKIKRQHSQLKIIFEKPYLMPDYLR